Proteins co-encoded in one Triplophysa dalaica isolate WHDGS20190420 chromosome 16, ASM1584641v1, whole genome shotgun sequence genomic window:
- the si:ch211-114c17.1 gene encoding LOW QUALITY PROTEIN: pre-mRNA-processing factor 39 (The sequence of the model RefSeq protein was modified relative to this genomic sequence to represent the inferred CDS: inserted 1 base in 1 codon), translated as MAAEGTEEPSNNGELTNPLGLHEPEVAEPSKPDVELSSESAGNEDLGAPAAPYTAEGQEEEEGELPAEFEKLWKLTSENPLNFNTWTDLLQYCEQEGHLRASCQAFNAFLARYPLCYGYWKKFADIERRAGRNIKAEEVCEQGLKVIPLSVDLWIHYINLLLGTLDMNLPESAHRIRCVFEEAVASAGWDFHSDRLWDLYAEWEKEQGNLKAMTAIYDRVLRVPTQLYNAHYEKLKTHLTSHPPLDFLSPEEYSMVRAEYKQTQIHAKKERSDIAANEEERPPGEEEPADDGKDSEEAVQKMQELILASREEVYQQNEAEVKKRWNFEDAIKRPYFHVKPMDRTQLKAWHSYLDWEMAEAEMTSMDFEGTTVEGSEESKKDDVASHGRVLVLFERCLIACALYEEFWVKYIHYLEPRGVEDVRNVYRRACGIHLPYKHSIHLQWSAFEEKHGNASEAQRILESLEMVLPGLSAVRLRRVGLERRAGHLDVAESLXKESVQQSKDNPSLHAFYSIKLARFILKLYRNPSRARTVLQEAIEISPDNGRLYQNLMELEISGDVRANEGAVLQCVAKALAAPLSPKTKIHFSQRGLQFAEDFGSTVQSLLSKYEDHQKLLKEHDGKRGAENGDSDDPEKMSKMDDGSATGVQTAPPTMAHMPMTTPPPPMMGGDMSGSYGGYGSWYQQQYGGYGSYQNPWNQYNQYYPPS; from the exons ATGGCGGCGGAAGGCACAGAGGAGCCTAGCAACAACGGAGAGCTTACAAATCCTTTAG GGTTGCATGAGCCTGAAGTTGCAGAACCTTCTAAACCAGATGTTGAGCTGTCATCGGAGTCTGCTGGGAATGAAGATTTGGGCGCCCCCGCAGCACCTTACACGGCAGAAGggcaggaggaggaagagggagagctgCCTGCTGAATTTGAGAAACTTTGGAAGCTGACCAGTGAGAATCCTTTGAATTTTAATACCTGGACAGATCTTCTGCAGTATTGTGAACAAGAG GGCCACCTGAGAGCTTCCTGCCAAGCTTTCAATGCCTTTCTGGCTAGGTACCCTTTGTGCTATGGTTACTGGAAAAAGTTTGCAGATATTGAGAGACGGGCAGGTCGTAACATCAAGGCTGAGGAG GTGTGTGAACAAGGTTTGAAGGTCATTCCTCTCAGTGTTGATCTCTGGATTCACTACATCAACCTGCTGCTGGGAACACTCGACATGAATTTGCCTGAGTCAGCACATCGCATCCGCTG TGTGTTTGAGGAGGCAGTTGCGTCCGCTGGCTGGGACTTCCATTCAGACCGGTTATGGGATCTCTATGCTGAATGGGAGAAGGAGCAGGGAAACCTGAAGGCTATGACCGCTATTTATGATAGAGTACTAAGGGTTCCCACACAGCTCTACAACGCACACTATGAGAA ACTGAAAACTCACCTAACCTCCCACCCACCTCTGGACTTCCTTTCACCAGAGGAGTATAGTATGGTGAGAGCAGAGTATAAACAAACCCAAATACATGCTAAAAAAGAGAGATCTGATATTGCTGCCAATGAAGAAGAGAGACCGCCGGGTGAGGAAGAGCCTGCAGATGACGGCAAGGACTCG GAAGAGGCAGTGCAAAAGATGCAAGAGCTCATTTTGGCCTCTAGAGAGGAAGTATACCAACAAAATGAGGCAGAAGTCAAAAAGAGATGGAATTTTGAGGATGCT ATTAAAAGGCCTTATTTCCATGTAAAGCCCATGGACAGAACCCAGCTGAAGGCTTGGCACAGTTATCTGGACTGGGAGATGGCAGAGGCTGAGATGACATCAATGGATTTTGAAGGGACGACTGTGGAGGGCAGTGAAGAATCAAAAAAAGACGATGTGGCTAGCCATGGGAGAGTGCTGGTTCTGTTTGAGCGCTGTCTCATTGCTTGCGCACTCTATGAAGAATTCTGGGTTAAA tatatacattacCTGGAACCACGTGGTGTGGAAGATGTGCGTAATGTGTATCGCAGAGCTTGTGGAATCCACCTGCCATACAAACATAGCATCCACCTTCAATGGTCTGCATTTGAGGAAAAGCATG GTAATGCTTCAGAGGCACAGCGTATATTGGAGTCTTTAGAGATGGTATTGCCTGGTTTGTCTGCGGTGCGTTTGAGGAGAGTAGGTCTAGAGAGGAGAGCAGGTCATCTGGATGTAGCGGAGTCAC CTAAAGAGTCTGTTCAACAGAGTAAAGATAATCCTTCACTCCACGCCTTTTACTCAATCAAACTGGCCCGGTTCATCCTCAAGCTGTATAGGAACCCATCCAGGGCCCGCACAGTTCTACAGGAGGCAATAGAGATCAGTCCG GATAATGGTCGGCTTTATCAAAACCTTATGGAGCTGGAGATATCTGGTGATGTGCGGGCGAATGAAGGTGCGGTTCTGCAGTGTGTGGCCAAAGCTCTTGCTGCTCCGCTCTCCCCAAAGACCAAGATTCATTTCTCCCAACGTGGTCTGCAGTTTGCTGAGGATTTTGGATCCACTGTACAGAG TCTGTTGAGTAAATACGAGGACCACCAGAAGCTGCTGAAGGAACATGATGGAAAGAGAGGAGCAGAGAACGG ggATAGTGATGACCCAGAGAAAATGAGCAAAATGGATGATGGATCTGCCACGGGGGTACAGACTGCTCCTCCCACTATGGCTCACATGCCAATGACAACACCACCTCCACCTATGATGGGCGGAGACATGAGTGGGTCATATGGAGGTTATGGCAGCTGGTACCAG CAGCAGTATGGGGGATATGGTAGCTACCAAAATCCTTGGAACCAGTATAACCAGTACTATCCTCCAAGCTAA
- the ubxn1 gene encoding UBX domain-containing protein 1 yields the protein MAECTTLESLLEMGFDRNRAEKAVAHTENQGIERAMDWLMEHENDPDIDEPYVPPAENVLGSTVEQSSSPQSPSGTTESAVDKELQELQEDSKRAMTEEEKKEQVKRLEDLMKMRQEERRERERQEEIDREKQRRKQGQEILQVKQKLQDDEMKKLAELRRREKMEDRLAKQRVKEKIARDREERAQKFGGGSSSTTLSSPPSEAPQLSSPESQGAPPAKKDYDECRIQVRLLDGTTLSAVFKAQEPLAAVRVYVQMNGENGQDFNLITPYPRRVYTDLDMEKPLRELGLVPSAVLVVTKK from the exons ATGGCAGAATGCACTACTTTAGAAAGCCTGCTTGAAATGGGCTTCGACAGAAACAGAGC GGAGAAGGCTGTAGCACATACTGAAAACCAGGGCATTGAGAGAGCAATGGACTG GTTAATGGAACATGAGAATGACCCAGACATAGACGAACCTTACGTTCCACCTGCTGAGAATGTTCTCGGGTCAACAGTAGAACAAAGCAGCTCACCTCAGTCTCCTTCAGGAACCACCGAAT CAGCCGTTGACAAGGAACTTCAGGAACTACAGGAAGATTCCAAACGGGCTATGACAgaagaagagaagaaagaaCAAGTAAAAAG ATTAGAGGATTTAATGAAGATGAGACAGGAGGAGAGAAGAGAAAGGGAGCGTCAGGAGGAGATAGATAGAGAAAAGCAGAGGAGGAAACAAGGCCAAGAGATTCTGCAGGTTAAACAAAAGCTTCAGGACGACGAGATGAAGAAGCTTGCTGAACTGCGCAGGAGGGAGAAGATGGAAGACAGACTTGCCAA GCAGCGGGTTAAAGAGAAGATTGCACGAGACAGAGAGGAAAGAGCACAAAAG TTTGGTGGTGGATCATCAAGCACAACTCTGTCATCTCCGCCCTCTGAAGCCCCTCAGCTGTCTTCCCCTGAAAGCCAAGGTGCTCCTCCAGCGAAGAAAGATTACGACGAATGTCGGATTCAG GTGCGTCTCCTAGATGGTACCACCTTGAGTGCCGTTTTTAAAGCTCAGGAGCCTCTGGCTGCTGTTAGAGTCTACGTGCAGATGAACGGGGAAAATGGACAGGATTTCAACCTCATTACTCCGTACCCTAGACGCGTCTACACAGATCTTGACATGGAAAAACCCTTGCGTGAGCTGG gtcTGGTGCCTTCTGCTGTCCTTGTggttacaaagaaatga
- the ehd1a gene encoding EH domain-containing protein 1a produces MFSWSNKEGKKDPELFQNVSEGLKRLYRTKLFPLEDTYHFHDFHSPALEDADFDNKPMVLLVGQYSTGKTTFIRHLMEQDFPGMRIGPEPTTDSFIAVMHGEQEGVIPGNALVVDPKKPFRKLNAFGNAFLNRFVCAQLDNPVLESISIIDTPGILSGEKQRISRGYDFAAVLEWFAERVDRIILLFDAHKLDISDEFSEVIKALKNHEDKMRVVLNKADQISTQQLMRVYGALMWSLGKIINTPEVVRVYIGSFWAQPLLIADNRKLFEAEEQDLFKDIQSLPRNAALRKLNDLIKRARLAKVHAYIISALKKEMPSVFGKDSKKKELINNLDAIYDKIQKEHNISPGDFPNVKKMQELLAVQDFTKFPAFKPKLLELVEDMLGNDIAKLMTQVRKEEASMPCQAVKGGAFDGTMNGPFGHGYGEGAGEGIDELEWIVARDKPTYDEIFYTLSPINGKVSGATVKKEMVKSKLPNTVLGKIWTLADVDKDGYLDDEEFALANHLIKVKLEGHELPGKLPAHLVPPSKRQEQN; encoded by the exons ATGTTTAGTTGGTCCAACAAAGAAGGGAAGAAAGACCCAGAACTTTTCCAGAACGTGTCGGAGGGACTGAAGCGCCTCTACCGCACCAAACTCTTTCCTTTAGAGGACACCTATCATTTCCACGACTTCCATTCACCAGCTTTAGAAGATGCTGATTTTGACAACAAGCCCATGGTGCTGTTGGTGGGACAGTACTCGACCGGGAAAACCACCTTCATCAGGCATCTAATGGAACAGGATTTTCCCGGTATGAGAATAGGCCCCGAGCCGACGACGGATTCCTTCATAGCGGTAATGCACGGTGAACAGGAAGGAGTGATACCTGGTAATGCGCTGGTCGTTGATCCAAAAAAGCCTTTTCGTAAACTCAATGCCTTTGGAAACGCTTTTCTCAATAG GTTTGTTTGTGCTCAGTTAGACAACCCTGTCCTGGAAAGCATCAGTATCATCGATACCCCAGGCATCCTGTCAGGAGAGAAACAGAGGATAAGCAGAG GCTATGACTTTGCAGCAGTTCTGGAGTGGTTTGCCGAACGAGTTGACCGAATCATTCTGCTCTTTGACGCCCACAAGCTGGACATTTCTGATGAGTTCTCAGAGGTAATCAAGGCCCTGAAGAACCATGAGGACAAGATGCGTGTGGTTCTGAATAAAGCCGACCAGATCAGCACCCAGCAGCTGATGAGGGTGTACGGTGCCCTCATGTGGTCACTGGGGAAGATCATCAACACCCCTGAGGTAGTCAGAGTGTATATCGGGTCATTTTGGGCTCAGCCGCTTCTGATCGCAGACAACAGGAAGCTGTTTGAAGCAGAGGAGCAGGAtctttttaaagacattcaaaGTCTTCCACGGAACGCGGCTCTACGGAAGCTCAATGATCTGATCAAAAGAGCTCGTCTTGCTAAG GTCCATGCTTACATCATCAGTGCTTTGAAGAAAGAGATGCCAAGTGTGTTTGGGAAAGACTCCAAGAAAAAAGAGCTCATCAACAACCTGGACGCGATATATGATAAAATTCAGAAAGAGCACAACATATCACCGGGAGACTTTCCTAACGTAAAGAAAATGCAG GAGTTGCTGGCTGTTCAAGACTTCACAAAATTTCCCGCCTTCAAACCAAAGTTGCTGGAGTTGGTGGAAGACATGCTGGGTAATGACATCGCTAAGCTAATGACACAGGTCCGAAAGGAGGAGGCCTCTATGCCATGCCAGGCAGTCAAGGGCGGTGCTTTTGACGGAACCATGAATGGGCCGTTCGGTCACGGATATGGAGAAGGTGCAGGCGAGGGCATTGATGAGCTGGAATGGATCGTTGCCCGCGATAAGCCAACTTATGATGAAATATTCTACACCCTCTCTCCCATTAATGGGAAAGTATCAGGTGCCACAGTTAAGAAAGAGATGGTGAAGTCCAAACTGCCAAACACAGTGCTTGGAAAGATTTGGACCCTGGCAGACGTGGACAAAGATGGTTACCTAGACGATGAGGAGTTTGCGCTCGCAAATCACCTAATCAAGGTTAAGCTGGAGGGACATGAGCTTCCAGGCAAATTGCCTGCTCACCTTGTGCCACCTTCCAAACGGCAAGAGCAGAATTGA
- the map1lc3cl gene encoding microtubule-associated proteins 1A/1B light chain 3C, whose translation MPPYEKSMEFMPFKQRKCLETRKDEVCTIRVKFPNKLPVIVERFIREKKLPLLDKTKFLVPHELTLGQFLSLLRSKIVLEASQALYLLISGKNMSSLSASMGEVYSQYRDPDGFLYMTYASQDMFG comes from the exons ATGCCTCCCTACGAGAAATCAATGGAATTTATGCCTTTCAAACAGAGAAAGTGTTTGG AAACAAGAAAAGATGAAGTCTGCACTATTCGGGTCAAGTTCCCCAACAAATTACCG GTTATCGTAGAGAGATTCATTCGGGAGAAAAAGCTTCCTCTCCTGGACAAAACCAAATTTCTGGTCCCACATGAGCTCACACTTGGACAGTTTCTCAGTCTGCTCAG AAGTAAGATAGTTCTGGAGGCCTCTCAAGCTCTATACCTACTGATCTCTGGAAAGAACATGTCTAGTTTGTCAGCCAGTATGGGGGAAGTCTATTCACAGTACAGAGACCCCGATGGCTTCCTTTACATGACCTATGCTTCACAGGACATGTTTGGGTGA